Part of the Citrus sinensis cultivar Valencia sweet orange chromosome 2, DVS_A1.0, whole genome shotgun sequence genome, acatttttatatttattattataatcattattattccttttccttttgcaaaggtatttaaaaaaatatatggataaaaaaaatcaaagaacaaaagaaaaatgcaacCACAAACTTAATCTAAAGCTTTAAAACCATTCTCACCAAAATCATTGTCATTGCACACAACCCAAAACTCTTCAAATCCTTTGCTTATTCAtcaaactgaaaaaaataaacaataataaaataaattcattctattattaataatatggtTAGTtcaagattaaaaatatttataatctaaaattaagtaatcccaaatatcattattattgtaaaattcaTGGAGTTTAGAAGTCTGcctctttattattatcattatatatttttttcattttgtaaaggtacttaaagaaaatatagatataaaaaaaaggaaaatcaaagaacaaaagaaaaatgcaattGGAGTTTCgccaaacaaataaaaggagtaaggatgagaaaaatgaaaggaaaaaaaaaagctactaGAGTCATgtacatgaaagaaaaaaatgaagaaaaagacgaagaagaagtaaggataagaaaaaaaaatgaaatgaaaagagGAAGGAGTAaggataagaaaaattaaaggaaagaaaaaaagttactGGAGTCAtgtaaatgaaagaaaagaaaaaaatgaagaaaaagatgaaggagtaagaatgatgaaaaaaacaaatgaaaggaaaagacAAAGGAGTaaggatgagaaaaaaattaaagaaaagatgaagataaatgaaagaaaaagacgaAGATGACATTATcgtaatttatatatgatgacatatcttgtaatttatttaactaacatgtctaatttaagaaaactatcaatttatttagggcCATTAagtcatttcaattttttttaatttattttttggaaattatcattcatataccctatatttgctctgttattaaaaatactacaacattTTTTAGGGTGTATCCATCGTCCACAAAACCGTTAGTtgtcgtttgaaagttaacggagttacagtgaattgacgattttacccttgaaaattatcacttgtatacccttaaattctctttttatcacttgtatacccttaaatgatcACTTGTAttatatgaaaagaccaaattacccttctgacgtcatcatacttaaacggcaactaactgtttggtggtcagctgatacattttgtcaacttaaggtggacgattgatacaccctcaaagtgttatagtattttttataatagagtaaactaagggtatacaaatgataatttccctttatttttcaatgacTAGTCATACATCAActacttttttcattttccaatgACTAGTCACAtatcaaccttttttttatccTCACAATGTCGTTATAAGAATATTCTGTTAAAGTACggatatttttatactttcaTGAGTCAACGACGATCAATGATTAAAGATAACGAGTTTTAGAGAGTAACttgatattttcaataataagaGGGACGATTTAAAAATTGTCACTTCACGAATGAGATAGGCTGAAATTaaccctttaaaaaataataccaaaCGCACACTGAGATTTCGACTGTAATTCacacttattttataaagtaaatcCTATTAATAATTCTGATTTTTCGATTCTCTAattcaaaaagtaaatataccTTAAAAGCGATGTGATTGAGAGCCCAACATAGAGAATAGTACCCAATTTCTCTACTTTGTAGTTAGTAGCAGGCAGGCAGCAGCTGCCCCTGCTTACCAAGCCCAACCCCATGCTTCTTTAAAGCCCATCTTGGTTTCCGTGGTCGTACTCTCAACTGACTCtgttattgaattatttattcagCACCGATACTCACACCACATTAAGCACCATGCTAAGCCCCGAACGCAGCGTTTTTGTTAATACTATATATGGTCACTGTTACGTGTTGACTTCTCAGCGCACACACACCGTTCGCAACACTCCCTCTCTGGCTCTCTCCCTTACGGCTCACTACCACAAATCTCCCCTTCATCCTcaccaccccccccccccccactaAAGTTCACATGGTTCGTGGACGTGATTGCTTTTTTGCAGTGACATGTCATTGCTTTTCACAAGCAGAATGAACCTTATCTGTGATTGACTACCTCACTTTTAAAAgtctaattttctatttagtCAGTCTAATTTATTACTAGTTTAAAAAGTGCAAGTGTGCAACCTTAGGATCTTATTTAACACTTTGTATCCtgcattaataattttaattttataatatacatATGCATTCTAATCCAAATCTGATTATGGTCTGTACTGGTATTGACATGGCTGTGTCATGGAGTTTTCCATGCCGTATTAATACTAGTCTATCTTTTCTTGGGACTCTCTGCTACCCCTGAAAGTCAATTGGCtgctggatttttttttagggggggggggagggagAGGGAGGAAGTGATCCATGCGTTTTTGTGCTGGATTTGGAAGGGGAGAGGGGGGGGGCAGAGAGAGAGCCACTGACGGAGCATGGTGAGGATGAACGGGAGATTGGTGGCTTAATGAGATTTGGGGCAGTGAGCCGTGAGGGAGAGAGCAAGAGAGCGTGTGCCGTGAGAGAGGTGTTGTGAATGATGCTTGTGAACGGCGCATGTGTTGACAAGTTAATGCGTAACAGTgacaatatatattataaacaaAACGCTGCGTTCGGGACTTGTTGTGGGTAAAGGTGGCCAATGGGCCGGACAGCACGAGGCACGGCATGTGTCCGTAcagcacggcacggcacgagcACATCTCGGTAGAGCACGCAGCACGGCACAACACGCACGTAGGCAATGCCGGGCTTAGATTTTAGGCACGCGGGCCTTAAAAGCACAACACGATTAGAGATGGGTCAAAGCACGGCACGCGAAAAAGCACGCAATAAgcacatttcattttttaatgaaagtaaacttaaaattttatgattttataaataacttgaaattgaatcttttaagATCTTTTATTGgctcaagttttttaaatttatttaattcttagtttcaaaaaaaattataattgatttatgtttataatttattaaataaatattgatattatgcttttaataaataaaattataaatataatgattttataaatatgtattaatattattataaactatgaTATATGACTCTACGTAATTTCAAGTTAACaattgagttaacccttaaaaaaattattattattgttattgttaagtgctaaaaaagaattctaataCCATAGAGTCAAACTCAGTAACTAATATTacattctcttattattattattattgaatatgaacttgagttttaaatttgtattttattaaattaaaataaaggcatatggataaaaaaaaatacataaacttaaaaaaaataagacaacAATTTAGCATAcgctcttaaaaaaataaaaaaaataaaaacacttagtagattatttttcttaggCACAGCACGGCACAGCTCATGGCACGACACGTGTGCCGGGTTGGCACAGTACGGcatgacaaaataaataatgaacacggcacggcacgagcACGAACACGCGTAGGCATCCTTTGCCGGCCCAGGCCCGTTGGCCATACCTGTGGGGTTTAACGTGATGTGAAGGTCATTTgccttatttattattactgcCATGCCATTTTGGATTCAGTGTCATTCAATTGGTCAGCAATTTAGCGCCTCATAAATGACTGGTCGAATTTATATCTTCATCTCTGTCGTTtccttattttaattaacaagTTGGGTGGCACGTCAATCAATTGCGACCAGCGGTAGCTTTGCAAGCCACCCATTTATGACGACCCCATTCACGTGACCATAAATAAACTCAAGgcattcataaaaaaaagtaatgggAAAGATGGAGAGAGCCGCGTCGCACCATAAATATCATCCACGAGACTTTTTTATTCATTCACCGGTTCGCTACTACTACATCCAAGGGAACCGGTGGGACCCATCTCTACATAACTTTCTCTATTAACAACCAAACCAGACAAACGTTACAACTCGACGTTACGTTCACGATCCATCACCGTCATACGACCCCATTCACGTGATGATGCTCACGTTCAAAATCACCATCACTTGGCCTTTTCAACGGCCGTGATCGAAGATGAGTTCCCAGTAATAGACTCGTACCTTTGGAACACATAAGCCACGATCAAACAAGCAACGAGAGTCACGTAATCCTTTCCGGCACACTGCTTGTTCATGTCATTGGGAGTCCCCGTCTGTGGCCCATTTGACCAATACAAGTAACTCAACAACTCGCTCCCCTTTTCGCCCATAAACCTCTCAGCCTTAAAACTCTCAGCATCGTCAAACACCTTCGAATCCCTCATGACCAAAGGCTGATACCCGCAAAGCAACTCACCTTTCTTGATATCGTACACCGAGTCGTACGAGCTCAGTTGGAAGTCCTTCCTTGCCCTTGCAAACTGGAGAGGAACCGGTGGGTTAAGTCTCAGAGTTTCGTAAACCACAGACTGAACCAACTCTAGACTCTTGACTGACTCAAAAGTCAAGGCGGATGTCCCACATTTCTCTTTCACTTCACTTCTTAACTTTGCCTGCAACCCAGTTGTGTCACTAGCAATTGCATTAATCAGCTTTGGCACAAAAATAGAGAACCCACCGAAAGCATTAAACCCTAGAATGAACAGCAAGTTGTGAATGGCCTCTTCTTTTGTTAGCCCAAACTCGTCCTGCCCCCGCTGCACAACTTCTTTGCCTTCCTTTTCAACGAAGTTGTGGAGCTTGTTGTAGTCTCCACTGACAAGGGCAAAAGGGTAAGCAAAAGAGTGAAGAAAGATCTCTTCAAGGGGCTGCAAGATGTTTATGCTGACTGTGGGCAGGATCTGCAAGGCCAGCCACTTGTCGAGCATGGAGAAGCCGTTCTCGGCGATTTCGGCGTCGGCTTTTGGGTCGGCTCCCACGATCGATTTTGAGAGGAAGTTAAAGACGCATTTTTGTAAAGGGACCATGTAGCTTATGCTGTTCTTTTCGGAGAGCTCTTTCTCGACGGTGTCGAACAGTGTGTCCAGACTTGATACCACTTCTGATACCCATAATTTTGAGCTTCTTTTCAGAGTGTCCATGGCGAAGCCTTTGAGCTGATCAATAACAAGGACGGTAGttaattaaacatttaaatatattttggcgggaaaactgttttttttatttttttatttttccaaataattATGGTAATGCTAtcaaaatcatgaaattacTTAAGGGTTCAACACAGAAAACGTGCACGTGTGTTACCATCTAGGAGACTTTTCCTCACCATAAAATCtagatattttagaaataCAAACatgacaaattaaaatttaattttcaatggaaaacaaaaagattaataatagatacctgaaaattttatttcaaatttatattttaagtaatGTGCCATTCTGTAAGTAGTTGATTTCTTTtcctataaattttatgtaaagTAATTTCACTACTTTCATaatcaatgaaataaatgaatgataaattatttaaaataaaattttaagataaaattttattatgtgtaGTACTACTAAGATGAAGAATCAGAGGAAAAATTTCAGCACCATACttcttttctattaaatttttgtcatAAATATCTCGCCATACTAATCTGACTCACGATCAAGGAAGCATCCAAGATTTTAACCCGAAGGGCGAAAGGAACCTCCCATCGCTTGTGCTACTAAATAAGATTTGACGACGAGTGGCGTGAGAAAGCTTAAACGGACCACCAAGCTAGCTAGTTTCCAAAAATGCACTCTTAACTGGTAGCGGAAAACTTGAAATGTTTTCCTACACGAGACAAATTAATAGGAGGTGACAGCACGTGGGCACGCCAAAGAGAGTGCAAATATGTACGAGACTACAGGCTATGTGCCCGAAAGTTATTGGGTCTGCAAATATCGTCTCATGAACCTTATCTTCTCTACAAAATTTTCTCAGAAATAAATGGTTTTTCTGATGCTTTTGGACAAAGATTAAGTCTAGTATTAGATAGTGAAAAAAgactattatttaatactcCAATGTGTCCTCTTTTTATCTCTTAAGAGCTACTTACTCGCTCAGGCCTAATTAGCCTTAAATTTGATCCATATTTTACGCTCCGTATAGAGTTTGTAAAGATATATCGGTTTCTAAACCGTAAGCAGCTTGAACAATCACAGTAAATCAGTAAATGGCCGGAGTAATTCAGCCATCCACATCTTATCCTACCTGTCAAGTGTTTCACTCACGAAATGGCCTAAATGTTTGTTCATACAAAGAAAGTTCAGCATTTATCactattaattcatttaattggATTCAATTCCGAaagagaggggaaaaaaaaatcaatagttGATAACTTGATCTTGTATTTGTGTGTATCACATGATAGAAAATTCCAAAAAGATGCCTATCTGCCTCTCTATCTATATATacccaaaaatatatatatagttgagTTGCTAATGAAGGTCAATAATTGACGatatttattatatcaatttaaaacaataactCAAGCAAACAATTACTAGTGTCATGCGTTAtccccaaaataaataaataaataacaattgaTATTCTTAAACACCAAAACAAATGGCCGTCCATGATATAATTACATAAACATAATGATTGTCAACATTAGAgattagagatggcaaaaccccgggccgggtccgggtattgccatgaccggaccctgcccggatgcaaccggtccgggtctgggtccgggccgggttttaatccgggtacccggattttatattttttaatatttatgtgtatatattttttattttttggtaattttataagttttaaatttatttcaataaaatttgacatgaaaatataaattttaagtgtttaaaactttatatatgtataataaataagtcaaataaatataaaatatttaaaataatatatattttataattttttttaataaaatccggattccgggtttatcaagtgatgtcCAAGACCGACCCGGCTTCATACCCAGGCCAGATAATACCCGGCCCGCAATGCCCGGGTACGGTCCGGATCCGGACCGAACGGGTATTTTTACCACTCTATTAGAGATTGGATCAATCgtagagaataaaaaaataatattaataataattttgtcattgTCACAAATAGATACCAATTGATATTCGTACGCGCCAAAACCAATGGTCATCGATAATATATTCCGTACAGGCAAAGATTGTCGAAATAGATCAGATTTATTGTAAAGAacgaaaaatatattataaaaaatgtttgatgtttttgaaaagtaacacattttttaaaaaacaaattacaaacttTCAAACCAAACATCATTTTATCATTCATGATGAAGAGTGAAATATAGAGCCTCACTACTCAATAAACAGCTAGCAGCAACAAGCAGTAACacaacaccaaaaaataattaaagaaaaaggttaaaaaaaaaaattagaactaACGAAATGAAACTAGTTGATGATGAATTAAAGATTCATACCTGGGCATGTTTAGGCTCAGAAGTATCAAGATAAGCACTAACCCTCAAGCCTCCTGTAAACTTAACACTGGGCATGAAATCACCAACaagaatatttttcttctccacAATCTCCATATCAAAGAGATGAGCAAAAGATTTGCAGTCAAGAACAGCAATGACATTGGGGTTTACGTTGAGAAACAAAGGCCACGTGGGTGGTATGTTTGTACGGAACACCGTGCTCTTGTGCTTTTCAATGCGTTTTCTGAAGAAAGTTTCAGGACCCTGGAACCAGAAATAGTCGAGGCGGTCGGAGATGGGGCCCAGAAGGGGCCAGCCGTAGGATCCGGGGATTGTTCGGAGCGGGAGCGACGTGGACGGTGGTGATGAAGTGGGTGTGGAGAGCGACTGTGACTGGAAGGGCGATGATGAGGGCATGTCTGGTGATA contains:
- the HPL gene encoding fatty acid hydroperoxide lyase (The RefSeq protein has 3 substitutions compared to this genomic sequence); translated protein: MNASMMMINSMSVSPDMPSSSPFQSQSLSTPTSSPPSTSLPLRTIPGSYGWPLLGPISDRLDYFWFQGPETFFRKRIEKHKSTVFRTNIPPTWPLFLNVNPNVIAVLDCKSFAHLFDMEIVEKKNILVGDFMPSVKFTGGLRVSAYLDTSEPKHAQLKGFAMDTLKRSSKLWVSEVVSSLDTLFDTVEKELSEKNSISYMVPLQKCVFNFLSKSIVGADPKADAEIAENGFSMLDKWLALQILPTVSINILQPLEEIFLHSFAYPFALVSGDYNKLHNFVEKEGKEVVQRGQDEFGLTKEEAIHNLLFILGFNAFGGFSILLPKLINAIASDTTGLQAKLRSEVKEKCGTSALTFESVKSLELVQSVVYETLRLNPPVPLQFARARKDFQLSSYDSVYDIKKGELLCGYQPLVMRDSKVFDDAESFKAERFMGEKGSELLSYLYWSNGPQTGTPNDMNKQCAGKDYVTLVACLTVAYVFQRYESITGNSSSITAVEKAK